From the Elaeis guineensis isolate ETL-2024a chromosome 16, EG11, whole genome shotgun sequence genome, the window TTCCGACCCCTGAAATTTTACACCCAAAACAAGAAAATCTAAATCCAACAACAATCAAGGGAAAAACACCACATAATCAAGAAGTTCCAGAAGGGAATTCTCACTGTTTGTCGGCCAAAGATCCAACAATCGTCCCGAAGACCATGGAGGATCCAAATCCGGCAATGAAGAGCCGACCAATTTCTCCCTTCCCGAAGCCGTACGTATGGTAGAGGTAATAGACATAGGGGCCCTGTAACCAATCTCCAGCTGCCGACAAAAGAAAAGGACTCATAAGTTTAGCAAAAACACATCTAAAGTTCCAATCTTTTCACTAGACGAACAGGAAAGGTGAACTCATCGATCCATAAAGTCGATTTAGCTTTTCCTCCCAGAAAGGAAACAGGTAGGTTCCGAACAATTAGATCTACAAGCAAATCggcatttttgaaaaattaaaagtaaatttaactCAACTATATCAAGGAGAAAAGGCTAGATCTACAGATAGAAATATTAGATCAGCAGACGCAGGAACAAAGCAAATCGAAGAGATTTGAGCCTCCCAAAAGCATCCAAATCATTAGAAAACAGCCAAAATTTCTCTTCCACCAGATCAGATCTGGAAGTCGGTACGAGATGTCGTAAGATTTGGACAGACCCATCATGAGGGAGTAGACGACGATGTAGttgttcttgaaggagttgaAGGCGGCGGAGGTGGAGATGCGGTCTTTGCTGGTCTTGCTGAACTCCAACAGCGCCACCACCACCGACAGCCCTCCGAAGAGGAGGTAGTACAACGCCTCCATTTCTTCCTCCTCTCGGATGCCTCCTTCGAAGTGTGaaagggagggagaggagagaatgCCTTTGGGACTCGGAGAGTCTTTtcgtctctccctttctcttttctcGGTGGGAGGAAGCGGAGTGCGGAGGGGGAGAAAGATCTGGGGGCGGTTAATAAAAACTTTAATTAATGTATATAATTAGGATTTAGGCTTGTGTATTATGTGTGTATCTGGTTTGTCATTGGCCTACCAACATCATCAAAAGCACGACTCTACGGTACGAGGAATGATTTAGTTCTCCTCATTTGTTTTCTCTTGTGAAATACGGGAAATGGTGTGCCGACTACAGTGTGGGACCTGCATGTATTTGCCTGAGCATTGCCTCTTCCAGCATGGAGCATGTTAAAGTGCATCATGCATGTAGTCCACTTTACCCTGCACGGTGTTAGGGCCAAATGGGATTTGTCAATCCGCACTTTTGTCCTGTATGCTAAAATCAGATCTGTTCTTATACCTAATAGATACCAGCATATCAGCGTATTCATAAACTGAGGGTTTCATAAactaaagtttttatttttggGGCGTGGCATCTGCAACGATGGGGACGGCTCGCCGCAACCACGATGGGAAGGAGGTAGTGATGGCCATAGTGGAGGATGCGACAATAGCAGctgtggataaaatttttatttatgagactCTATTCTTGTCATAATGATGTGGAGGTGATGGCCATAGTGGAAGATGCGACAATAGCAGCTgcggataaaatttttatttatgaaattttatttttatcataataataTGAAGGCTATACAATAAGAATTGTTGATAGATGGTATTTTTGGTGGAGGCATGATAAAGATATTTGGAAGGAAAAGAGGAGGGTCCatgtataattatttttaaaaaaaaaaattatatagagaGAGTTTAGAACTCACAATACAATCTTTTTCGATGACTCCATCTTCGCCATGGACAATCATTTCATCTTCGTCATGCTCAATATCGTCAAGTGCATCGATGTCTCGTCCATATATATTTTCATGATCTTTTCTCTCTACCACTCACTGTCTAATGTGCTTTTCATTGATGATCTCGACATCCGCAAGAGTTCAAGaagtattaaaagaaaaaaaaaatagtgttgtcataataatagttgactatatgataattaaaatatagtCGATCATTTTTTATTTGGACTTGATCTGCGATCCAAATTTTTCAATCAGACTTGGATGATAAATGGATACGACCCAACTCGAATGATTTATTgggtcaaaaattttatatattgatTCAATCTAATTTGCTATTAGGGTAGCTGTAGATTCAATATTAAAGCTCGATCCAGAAATCAAAGTGAAAGTCATTCATGACCAGTCTGATCTTATCTATTTGTATCTTTATCTCTTGCACCTCTCACCTGGTGCTCGCTTCTTTATCCCATCCCCCcgtaattatttttatttgaactcTTGATTCCatgttcatccctactctggtTAACCCCTGCCACTCGCCCATTGCGCTCATCAAGAAAAACTCAAAGAGGGCTCAGGAAAATCGAAGGATGCGAAGAGTACGGGCTTACACAGCCAAAGCAATCCCCTCAGCCCCTCTTAGTACGGAGCGTCCGAGAGATGTTTCGAGGCCTTTAAAACCTTATCCGTCGAGAGACAGATAGCTAATACCAATACCACATTATATACCATGCTCTCTTCCTCCCCATTGCACTTTCATTTCTACTTCCCCTTCCCCTACCCCTCTCCTCCCTCACCCGTGATTGCGAACCCATCCAGTCTCCCCCATATCCCCCCTTACGACAACGGCGGAGGTTGTAGGCCACCATTGCCGCTGCTGGTGTCTTACCTCCCCTCCTGTGGTGCACTCGTCCCCTTTCCCAAGAAGAAGCCTTGCTGCGTCCTTTTGGCAGATGCCGCGGCCCCCATCGAGAGTAGATAGGAAGCATGGAGCGGGGAATACGAAGAAGAGTAGATAGGAAGCAGGGAATACGCATGGAGTGGGGAACTTAACTCCAATAAACCATGATTAACAAGAATAGAAAACTTAGCTTCCACCGCACACCTTTTGATCCATGAAATGAATCCAGTAGAGAAACCAGAAAGTGAAAGGACTCGCTCAAGATAGTGCCAATTGACCCTATCATAAACACTTTCCATATATACTTTGAAGGGCTTTAGTTTTAGGAGCCACCTCTGATGAAGGAATAATTTCTTGTGACAAATAGgtataatctaaaatattattgTCATGAACAAAAGCACCTTGCTTCCCAAAGTTGATTTTAGATGGTACGGCTCACAGTCAATTTGCCAAATTCTTAGCctcaaatttaaaaagaatattgAGCAGACTTATTGGTCAATTATCTTTGAGTACCATGGCGTTGTTCTTCGTTGGAATTAAAGCGACAAAAGTGGCATTCCAATACCCAACCACTTGAAACAATCTTCCACTACAGCACTGACCTCATTTTTAATGACTGGCCAAAATGTCTCAAAAACCACGTTGGAATCCATATATGATCTCGGTGACTTATCAGCAGTCATCCCTTTTATAgttctttcaaatttatcttctATGACAGTCCTATAAGCAAATAATTGTCCTCCATATTAAGTCCATTAGGGACTGAAAGAAGCTCAAGGGGTCTAGTAGCTAAAAATATATACCATTTGCTCCTAAATTATCAACTAgtaattctttgattttattcTCATCCTCCACTAAACTCACATCTGGACCTCATAAATGAGTATATATCTGTTCCTTCTTCTTTGTAAAATATtgattctatcaaaaaaaaaaaaaagtgcttgAATCTCCACCTCTGAGCCATTGCCCTCTTGACTTCGTCTCCAGAATAAATTTGCACCTTCAAGTTCTTGTTGTACTCTCCGATTAGCTCCAATAACAGCATATAATTAAAATGATCGAGGTGCTTCCGAAGTTTGCAACCTCAAAATGTTGTCCTTCAGGATATTTGCAACTAAACTTCTATTCCATTTACTAAGTGCAGTTTTGTTGATTTTAGCAGCAAGAAACCTTAGTCCCGGAGGATTGGCAACCACTGCCCTTTTAGGCTCTTCTACTCCTCAGCAACACCCTCATGTGacaaccaaaatttctcaaatctAAAAGAACTAGCTTTGTTGGCTTTATTATCCAAAAACTTTCATTAACAAAGGGCAATAATTTGAAGCATTCCTTGGCAGATAAGGGGACCTTGCATTTGGGAACAAATGAATCCATTTTCCTGTAGCAACTACTCTATCCAGCCTCTCCTAAACTCTCTCTCCTAAACTCTTACCCAACCATACCTCATGTTGCACCAAGGTGGATCCTGGAAAACAAGACCTAATCCAATATCATTCAAGAAAACCGTACCATAAATCAACTTGTTgctaaattataatttttctccAACCTAACTAGCTGACTTCTCTTCCCCACTACTTTCCATACAACTCATTGTCCTACTTTGGTTCCAATATGAACTAATTATGTTAACCACATTATATGCAGAAATCAGGCATGATAAGCTCTTCAATGCTACACTTTTAAGTTACCATGTAATCAATAAGAAATATATGGAGGGCCAACTTGGATGCTGGACCTTGTTTATGCGAAATCTTGGACTGCACATTGGAAGGTGAAGAAAAAGGTGCGGAGGAGATGGTTTTAAGTGGGTAAGTTAGGTGACAGCAGGCTCTTCTGATTTCAGAGGGTAGGTATGGGATAAGCTGGTGGAAAAATTTAGTGGGATAAGGTGATAGCTAGCAAAATCctgaataattttttaataacagAACTCAACCTTCTTGTTGTTGTTAATGATGATGTTGTTGGGGAGGGGGAGGCAGGGTGCAGGAGGAGGAGGGAGACAACAGGCTCCGCTGATCACTCCAAGTATTCCTTTCCAGCTTTCCCCCACTTATCTATGTAACAAAACCTCCACTCTGTGGAGGGTATCAGATAGCCAAGTAACCAAACATGCCTCCCTGGGTGTGTCTACCATGAGAAAATACTAGGATGTTACAACAACCTTGAATCCAGAACCTTTAGTGCCATGAGTGGTATAGTGCCCTGATTCTTTGTTTTTCTTGGTTATGCAATTTGCTTCTTCTTGCCAAATTGCATTGCTTGCAGTAGTATCAGACTCTAATTTTGTTAATTTATATGATTcaatataaatttagaaaaaaggaGATATATTGGAATATTTTAGCACATCCAGGATTTAGTAAATCTTTATATGAGATTTTTAGACTGCTCATCTTTCCATATTAGACTAAAGTCACTGAACTGTAACTTGCTTGTGATTTAGTGAATTAACTATAACTAGTAGTATTGTTGCagtcaaaaagaagaaaacagaATTTTTTGACATGTATCTTCTACATGACAATTCTTTTAGGAAGGAATTTTATTGGAGATGACCATTGTTCTTGGAATTGGACTTCATATCAAGATAGGTCAAGAGACTGATTTACACCAACTCATAAGCTGGGTGGTTGACCCTGTTGTCGGTTCTCTCTTGCAATTTGCACCTTCACAACTCTCAAATCTGGACCTCTTCAATACTACCATTTGCAGAGGGCCTATGACTTCTCCAATTGAATCTTGAACTACAAACTTAAATACTTTGATATTAATTTACAtggttaataatttttaaatttttatattggaATGAAATGTTGCATTCTATGACTATCAGACAGAACATGACATGATATtgactccaattttttttttaaaaatttttaagaggCATTGCAAGCAATGAACCTACAATTAAGTATAGCTTTATCCAGAACATTCTTAACCTCCCAAATCATAGCAAATACTCATCAAGACACATTATTTGATGAGTAAAGTTGCACATTTACTTAGACTCCAGATGCTAAAACCAGAGAAAgtcattaaattttaatattcatTATGTTCTGTTAATGAATCGATGCTAAGGATAAGACCAGAAAGTTCGGAAATAGAGAAGTTATTTTCGCTTGTAATCAgtagaaaaatcttttttttcctcaaaatttttggtTGTAAGACTAGAAAATGTGACCTTTGGCCTTAtagaagttatttttttaaaatgggCTCGTGagcaaactttttttttctttttattacaaataaCCTCTTATTACTTGACATCTCCTCCtcgggccaaaaaaaaaaaaaaaaacctaaaaaactaaagagaaaaaaaaggaaaaagttgCCATGGCGACTCACTTCTATCGTAAGCTGACCCGACACTTAACTCACCTCACTCGCTCCAGTACTCCTCGTCCTTGGCCTCGTCCTCGTCGTCCTCCTCCCCGATCTCCACCTCCGCGCTCCGGAACCGCCGCACGTCCTCCACCACCGCCTGCCGGAATATCCCCAGATCCACCGCCCCGGCCACCATATGATACCCTCTCATCTTCATATCCTCCGGCCGATCGTGCGGCATCGCAAACCCCCCAAGGTACGGCCCCCTTTCGCCGCTGCCGCCCTCCGCTGCCGCCTCCGCCGCCACAACCTTCTTCCTCATCCCCAGAACCCTCCTCTCTGCGTCCTTCATCACCTCCCTCACCTTCCGGTTCCCCGGATCCCACAGATACCCCATGCTCGCGCTCAGATCCAAAGGCCCCATCTGCACCACGTCGACCCCCTCGACGGCGGCGATCGCCTCGATCTCCGCCACGCCCGCCACCGTCTCCACCTGGCACATCACCAGCAGCTCCTCCTCCACCCGTGCCAGGTACCCGTCGTCAATGCCGTAGGCGGAGGCGCGCACAACCGTGTGGGCGGACCCCCGGACGCCACGCGGAGGGAAGCGGGAGTAGGAGACAGCGAGCTCGGCGTCGGCGGGGGTTTCGATCATGGGGAACATGAGGCCCTGGGGGCCGAGGTCGAGGGCCTTCTTGGCCCAGGCTGCGGAGGGCTCCGGGAGGCGGAGGATGGCTGGAGTGTGGGCGGCAGCGAGGGCGCGGAGGCAGGGGAGGGCCTCGGCGATGCCGCCGGGGCCGTGTTCCATGTCGACGACCACGTAGTCGTACCCGGCCAGTCCGGCAATCTCGGCGAGGGACGGGGAGAAGCTCAAGAGGAAGAGGCCGTAGAGGGTCTCGCCGGCGGCGAGGCGGGACTTGAGGGTCCGCGAATGGTGAGTGAGGGAGCCGGGATCTGGATCCAGGGAGGAGGaggcggctctaattcgagaaaaggAGGCTCGTTTCTTGGAAGATTGGGGGGTGATGGAGATGGAGACAGGAGCGAGGGTTTGATTGGATCTGAGGTGGAGGAAAGAGGGGTTTGGGGGATTTAGGGTTTTGGACAAGAAGGGAGGGGGGTTTCTTTGGCCACCGGTGGCAGCGGTGGCGGTGATGGTGGTGGAGAAGGAGGAGACGGCCGCCATGGATTTCCACGCTAGGAAAACAGCGGGGAAGTCGGACCTCCGGGTATCAGCGTGAGAGCGATGGCGAGAATGAGAACAAGACGGCGGTGCTAAGGAACTGGGAATCTGATGCCGTCCCACCCTTGAATGGGCTTATCTTGGCGCGGCTAGGTTGGACTTAAACCTAGAAAACGAAATTTTTGAGCTCTTTtccagaataatatatatataaaaaaaattaattattaaaataatttaaaatttaattttttttatcaaattaatgcaaaaaagaaaaacatcATTTTGACATTTTTTTCCCCTCCCACATCACCCTTCtttccacgatggcatcgtcccaaaaaaataaaaggagatgccttaaaaacgtcattttgaatggcgtttttcgaAACGCCATTTAAAATCACATTTTCaattttttccaccaaaaaagaaagaaaaaaatcggaaaagaatggaaattttttttaaattttaaactaataaataaatttaaattttaattttgattgaaatttaaaatataaagatttgaatttgtaattcaaataaaaaaaataattttagattttttttttcaatttttttttaaaaatatctaaaaaaatcttaagaaatttaaaaataaaaaatatcatagaaaataaaaaaaagaaagaaatatgaaagaaataaaaattttaaatttaattgaaaaacatcatttcaaatgcttgtcaaaaaatataaaaaataaatttaaaaaataaaatgtactattaaaaaataaaaattttaaaaaaatcaaaaaaataagaattataatttaaattttttaaaaaaattaaaatttaaagattaattgaaataaaaaaatttgtaaattgaactttaaaaaaaataattttttttaaattattgtaaaaaaattatctcaagaaaaaaaatattataaaaaaaaaaaaataccctaaaaaagaaagaaaggaaaaaaatagaattgaaaaaaaaaaatttaaatttttacaatattttaaattttaaattttaaattaaaaaaaaaaattttcattctatcccgatttttttctttcttttttggtgggaaaaattgaaaacgccattttgaatggcgtttctaaaaatgccattcaaagtcacgttttcaatttttcccaccaaaaaaaaaaataatcaaaaaagaatggaatttttttttaaaattttaaattaataaataaattaaaattttaattttgattgaaatttaaaatataaagatttaaatttataattcaaataaaaaaataattttagatttttttcaaattttttttaaaaaatgtctaaaaaaaatcttaagaaatttaaaaataaaaaatatcatagaaaatgaaaaaaaagagaaagaaatatgaaagaaataaaaattttaaatttaattgaaaaacatcatttcaaatgcttgtcaaaaaatataaaaaataaattaaaaaaataaaatgtaccattaaaaaataaaaatttttaaaaaatcaaaaaaataagaattataatttaaattttaaaaaaaaaaaaattttaaagattaattgaaataaaaaaatttgtaaattgaactttaaaaaaataatttttttaaattattgtaaaaaaattatctcaagaaaagaaaaaaatattgtaaaaaaataaaaaatatcctaaaaaagaaagaaaagaaaacaaatttaaaatttaaaatattgtaaaaatttaaaattttatttttttttcaattctatttttttcctttctttcttttttaggatattttttatttttttataatatttttttcttttcttgagataatttttttacaataatttaaaaaaaatatattttttttaaagttcaatttacaaatttttttatttcaattaatctttaaaatttaatttttttaaaaaatttaaattataattcttatttttttaattttttaaaaatttttattttttaatggtacattttattttttaaatttattttttatattttttgacaagtatttgaaatgatgtttttcaattaaatttaaaatttttatttctttcatatttctttctcttttttttattttctatgatattttttatttttaaatttcttaagatttttttagacatttttttaaaaaaatttgaaaaaaaaatctaaaattattttttttatttgaattacaaattcaaatctttatattttaaatttcaatcaaaattaaaattttaatttatttattaatttaaaattaaaaaaaattttcattcttttccaatttttttctttcttttttggtgaaaaaaattgaaaacgtcattttgaatggcgtttttaaaaaaacgccattcaaaatggcatttttaagggtttttttttttttgagacgaTGCCGTCGTGGAAAGaagggtgacgtggaagggggaaaaaacgccattcaaaatggcgttttccccttttgcattagtttgataaaaaagttaggttttaaattattttggtaattaattttttttttgtattattctggaaaagagctccgaaattctttgtacacggCGAGCGCGCTACTTCGTTCGGATCACGtagtcataatttttaaatatatatttaatatcgataattttatttttttatttataatttaaaataataaaaatattatttttttaaaaaaattataatatcctgtaTTGGTATTATGGCATCTTATGTTGCGTTGAAATTATAATTCTCTGCAcacgatgtcataattttttttataagatgTCATAGAGAAAagaggatatttttgtcattaaaaatgTCTAGATAACTacaattttttaatgaaaaaaatatttttttctctttatgatattctataaaaaaattatgatatctttcgttgaaaatcataatttcaatacatgatgtcataatatcgacacaagatgtcataatttttcagaaGGAAAGGAGCATTTTCAtcgttcaaaattttaaacagaAAAGTagaactgcagacattaaatgaacattaaatgcgcattgaaaaatGGTGACTACGTGGTCCATTCGGATGAGGTAGTGTACtctacgtcggattttct encodes:
- the LOC105059436 gene encoding uncharacterized protein; its protein translation is MAAVSSFSTTITATAATGGQRNPPPFLSKTLNPPNPSFLHLRSNQTLAPVSISITPQSSKKRASFSRIRAASSSLDPDPGSLTHHSRTLKSRLAAGETLYGLFLLSFSPSLAEIAGLAGYDYVVVDMEHGPGGIAEALPCLRALAAAHTPAILRLPEPSAAWAKKALDLGPQGLMFPMIETPADAELAVSYSRFPPRGVRGSAHTVVRASAYGIDDGYLARVEEELLVMCQVETVAGVAEIEAIAAVEGVDVVQMGPLDLSASMGYLWDPGNRKVREVMKDAERRVLGMRKKVVAAEAAAEGGSGERGPYLGGFAMPHDRPEDMKMRGYHMVAGAVDLGIFRQAVVEDVRRFRSAEVEIGEEDDEDEAKDEEYWSE